TTTCAAATTAAGTGAATTCGTCACCATAGACGAAATGTTGCATCCCTTCCGAGGAAAGTGCGCATGGATTCAAAATATGCCAAGGAAACCCGCTAAATATGGGTTAAAAATCTACGCGCTTTGTGACGCAAAAACGTTTTATACATTTAATTTAGAGATTTATTGTGGCGAGCAACCAGACGGTCCGTATATGGTATCTAACGAACCGATGGATGTTGTAAAAAGATTAGTTAAACCGATTGAAAATTGTCATAGAAATCTTACCACCGATAATTATTATACCAGCGTTGCTTTGGCAGATTATctgctacaaaaaaaaataacactaaTTGGAGCAATAAAAAAGTATAACCAAGAAATCCCGTCAGAATTCCTACCAAATAAAAGTCGAGTTACTCATTCGACTTTATTTGGATTTCAATCAAACAAAATGTTAGCTTCTTATGTGCCACACAAAAATAGAGCCATCATTCTCCTATCTACGAAACACAATGAAGGAAAAATTTATGAAGGCACAAATAAGCCAGAAGtaataattgattataacTTTACAAAATGTGGAGTTGAAACAGTAGATAAATTATGTACCACTTACACAGTATCACGCAAAAGTAAAAGATGGCCATGTgcgatattttttttcttattaaatgtTGCTGGTATAAATGCGTAtgttttatattcttttacaaaaacaagtgTTGCAAGCAGCCGtagacattttttaaaaagtctaGCCATTAGTTTGATGAAACCGCATTTACAATATAGAGCGACTTTGCCACTACCAATGCATATAGcagcatttttaaaatgtaattactCCCAATCGACGGCGACGGCTGAAAATAATACTACAGAACAACAGTCAGCCAAACGTGGAACTTGCCGTTTATGTGTCATGGAAAAAATACGAACAACAGCATCAATGAAATGctcaaaatgtttttcatttACTTGTAAAAAACATTCTGTCGTAAATGTGGTTTGTTTAGATTGTGAACATGCAACCCATTCAAATTTGATGTGAATCGATACATTTGTTTTTCCATTCCattgattattttgtttttaacaagtactatattaaacatttttgatgtagTTTATgtgtgttttattaaaaataacttaatactTAAAATCGAAACAAACTTTTTCGTATCAAAGTATTTGCTGCAAAAGGCACGCGTGGCCTCTACTACAAACATAGATAgcacgaaaattaaaaaaggttaATGCGAAGTCGTCGCCATCAAATTTATGGCAAGCGCCTGGTCATGTTATAAAATCGATCGCGCCCGCTCGAAGGTTATACGGGACTAcgtcataaaatttatgacaagCGCACGTTCATGTTATAAAATAGGGCGTGCCCGCTCGAAGGTTAAATACATGGAacattctaaaaatattggtgacgatattttaaagttgGTAATCAACGTTGAAAATATTgtgtattataataaaaataatggttTAAATCCCAAACAAATTactgattttatttaaaaaagagaaGTATCTGATTCCTTTTATACTGGATTTCtttgttatatatatatagtttaaATGATTTCGACGCTATAACTCAAGTGTATACTTGAGTTCAATCTTAATCAAAAAGACGTGCCGGTACCGTCGTTTCAGATGGTACATTTTTGCCATATTTTTGCATAATCAAAGGGAAGAACCCAAAGCAGGAGTTCTGTGATGGTTTTCCACGTGGTGCCGAAATAAACATTTCTCCAAAGTCTGGCTATATAAATAGTGAGTTATTTCTTTCTAGATGGACATACATCGCATAATAGCTGTGTTGAAATGCTAGACTtcgcagaaaaaaattaacaccCACACCAGCCATTGGCTTCAGCTCTTAGATCGCGCTTTTTTGAACCCAAAAAACAACTACTATTCTGCTTACTCCGTCTGCATAACCAATAATCCCTCAAGGACTTAGGATTACCCGGTTGCAGTTTAGTGCGCTCCTTAGCTTAGCTTGGAGTAACTAAGTACACGTAGATAATGGGATTAGTGGTTTTAGAACCTGTGGAATCATTCCCTTTGAATTCGATGCGATACTACTTTCTGCCAGAATCCAGGCAATATACATCTCTTGTTTCCCAAAATGATATGATCGAGATTGTTGTTGCTGGTCCTAGTTGCCCAAGAAACGATATTAATGCTGGTACTTGAAGAAAGTATAAACATGTTCCTGTGTCTGGATCTTCTGAACAATACAAAgatatatttgaaaatgtaaatcCCTCGAATTTATTGGACAAAATACTTCCAATGCCTTGTGTCAATAAATTTCAGACTTCAAAAACAAAGGGTCAAATTGTAGCAACAGTTTTAAGCTCACCGAAAAAGAATTGCCCATTTTAAAATCCTGAGTTGATGCTATTTCGTGTGATGGTcttgataaattattataaactggtTTACCAGCAACTGGTTTTTCGGGATGCTCAACTTTTTTTGACAGGgttcataaaaattacaatacgAGCCCTAACAACTAATAACTATGTATATATTGGGACATAATAGAATTTATAtgtaattaacaacaattaaacagattattttgttctaatacatttttcaaattaatatcatttaattagacaattaacaacaattttatctaatgaacaacacaaaaacaaaatacatatCGTATTACTTCTAATTAAActagaaaaatgtaaattttgtcTGACAACTAAATATTGGGACATTGCACGACTTGTATTTCTAATATGGAGTAACATCGCCCTTAGATTTTATAACCGCTTGAATTCGGTTGGGCATTGAATTCACTAAGCTTCTACACTGTTCAGGAGTAAATCCATcctaaatttgctttattttgGCTTTAAGTTCTGGCAATGTCCGTTCTGGGTTGTTCCTCAAagtttgtttcattttgtgCCACACTGTTTCAATTACATTCAGATCTGGACTGTTGGTAGGCCAATATAgaacattaatattttgatcgCCAACcacttttttgtagttttggCCGTATGACAAGCCGCTCCATCCTGCTGAAATATGTAATTTTCGCCAACATTTAACTGCACGATACTTGGTAGCATGCTGTTTTGTAGTGTTTGTTGATATTTTGCGGCGTTTACGGTGCCATCAATAAATTCAAAGCATCCTTATCCTGAAGCTGTCATACAGCCCCAAATGATTACTCCCTTCGGAAATTTTACACAacgttttcaacaatctttatgaaaaatctcatgtttattgcaaatttcgaTTCATCGCTGAATATTATCCTGGAAAAGTCTTTTGCTGACCAAGACAGTTTAGATTTTGCCCATGTGAGCCTGGCTTTCTGTTGTTTTTCTGTTAACAGTGGTTTTTTTTGCTTATAAAACAACAGTTTTCTAAAAgcgacattttttaattattgcttGTAAGTAAACGTCGTAAAACTTTAATCCACTTTTAAGAATCCAGTTTCATTATTCCATTCAGCGGTAACTTGtcttaaaatgtttcttcGTCCTTTTTTGGAGATTTTTACTagtattcttttatttctatcaGAAACTAACTTTGACGACCTGAACTTTTAccctttttttctaaaatttgccCAGTTTCTCCATAATGTTTAATTACTTTCCAAGCTGTGCTTTTAGGAATATTAAGTTCGTCTGCTTTTTcacgtattgttttattgtggcaataatttttaatcactaATTCACGGATTTTTGACTCTGTACAGATACCACGCaccattttaattgataaatacagATTAACTAGTTACAAGCTTTAGAACAAACCGGCAatttaacatttcattttacGTTATTTCCACAGTTTACTCTTATCTTAATTTGTTCCACTTTTATGGAAGTTACTTTGCATCGTCCCAATATTAAGTTGTCAggtaaaatatacatttttctagTTTAATTAGAAGCAATAGGGTATGTATTTTGTGTAGTTCATTAgacaaaattgttattaattatataatcaaatgatattaatctgaaaaaattattaaaagaaaatataatataaatatatagttGTTAAGGCTGGTATATCATGACAATTTCTACAGCAATGTTCTTGTATTTTACCTTAACTTCTTTCGTCTTCCATGGCCAATTCCAATATGGATTTCGTgaacaatataaaaatttgtaatgtaCAAGGTTTtccaaaagtaacggataaattcgcTACTGTTTTATTACGACAATCATTGATTTTTGATATCCGAAAcagttggttgccatggttacgcatggctactcctatttttttatctcgattgaatggaaaattatgaaaaataaaatagctTTTATTCCATAATTTTGCCGAACACTGTATAAAtgtaaactttaaagttgTCAATGATATCgctgattttatttatattaacgtGATATGATGTTACAACCACTCAGATTGCGTCACGACCGTAGCCAATCAATGACATCgcagattttatttatattaatatgatATGATGTTGTTACAACCACTCAGATTGCGTCACGACCGTAGCCAAATCCTAAAAGGATAAGGTGAACGATCATCGATGATATCATTCAAGGCTAATGCCTTAAAATCAATCCTTCTCACGCTCAGATCGCAGCGCTACATCTCGTCATCATGGTTGCAACGACTCCACAATTGAATGTAGAGTATGTGAAGATATACTACAGAAATGATCCTGTGAAGTATGATCTTAAAGTATCCAACAAACTATCAAATCGGTCATACTAATAAAATGTGACGATCGAAATAAGACAAAACAAACGCCATCTAGGAGTAAATAGTGGATAACTTGTTTTCTAAGCGTCAaggttgaaatttttttaaaataactgaCCTGGTTAAATTCGTGATGTTTTGCTCCGTTGGATTTAATTTATCTGGATTTGTTGATGTTTGGCATAAATAGCTTTTAAAGCAATCGATTGGgtcgttttttaaaattgaatcgaCGTTTTCATTGTTTACGAACTTTAACGATCTTTTTCCTAAAAGATGTTTGATGATTTGTGTTGGTCTTGTGATGTTTTGATAATCTACCGCTAAAATGTGGGCTAAATATAACCCGATTAAACCCAAAactgttaaaattattaatcggAAGTGTCCTCTAAcaacaattataataattaagaataaaagcagttttaaaaagtacatctaaaaaattaaaaaaaaaacattagaaaataaaaataaattaaattaattacacttACGGTTAAGAATGGAATATTTTCTTgggaaaactttttaaaacaatgacaatttttttgtatttctttaaatttatatctagaatatattctatatatatataacttTTACTATATATAGTAAAAGTGAAGAGAAAGTTTTAACattaacacaatttaaaaaacaagattaacaattttgataaaaatttcataataaaataaaattattatttactttttaaatttgcattgCATAACTCAACATTTCTAATttgtttctaaattaatttatttaagaaatataaatcaataacacaatttttttttaaatatatgcAACCAAATTAACACCGTTGCTATGGTATCTGTGCGGCCGGCTGTCAGAAACATTTTGTTCATTTGACATTTTAACAGTCGTTCAAGTTTCAAGTCGTCGGGGGTATATTGAATGATCGGCGTCCGTAGGAAAACTCCTGTGACCTCGGGGTGTTCCAACGGAAGAAGAAAAACATCATCTTTATACAGTGAGGGTTATCATCGAAAATGTCCACCGCCCTCTTAGCCATTATCGCTGTCATATTGTGTGTTCTCTTTCGGATATTAAATGTAAACAGTCAACCTCAACGTCCGTCCATTTGGTGTTCAgataaaacgttttttgaGAGCATCTTAAGGATATCGCCACTTTTAGAAGAAGAGTAAGTAATAACTAAAcgttaatttttagaaattaaattatatattaatttaaatatttaataaatgattaaattaaacaattcgTAGATGAAATTTTGAGTCATTTTTGTTATTGGTTTTATGATTCAATTTGTTATCgtatttaacgattttttgctTGCGATAACGTTAAATAgtatatgtattaatttttttcttattactCAAATCGAATCgatggttaaaaataaaataagtcgTCATCGATTTCCTTTAAGAAGTAAATACGCTGTGACGACAGTTGTTAATCAACTAATTGACCCGATCTCTTGTAGCATTaattttcaccaataaaaagcaattttctTGGAACAATTAGGTACTTACACTTCCCTGAGTTTCTTTTATGGTATCCACTGATTTTTACATGTTGTTTTATTactatgaaataaataaaaataaactaagaaATTTCGTCGACGAAACGTCTACATAGTTTAGGCCTTGTTGACCTGTACCTTTAGACCACCTCTTTCTCCTGTGTCCCACTGACCGTCTTCTTCTTGGTTTATACTGCAATGCCAATTTTGATACTCTGTCGTCCTGCATTTTCTGCCTACGGGGAGAACGGTACCATCTCCAACGTCTCATTCTCCAGGGAAAAATGGAGGGAAGAAAAAGAGGAATatgtagaaaaaaattatcgtggTTAAGAAATATTCGTCAGTGAATAGTGATACAGGACTTCCAAACATTACAGAATGCACATAATACAACCATCTGATAGGAAATGCGATGAACGCCTACGCAGGAATCTGCATGGCACTTTTAGAAGAAGAAGCATTCTCTGTGCGGGGCTAATGCTTTGATAGTAGCGAGAGGAAGTTAGGAAAACCAAATGTCTTCAACaacaacgaaatttttatttacaaaaaaacatgatGTAGGCCTTTAGGAACTTGATCCTTCATTTTGTTGATTAGATCATCTATATCTCCTTGATTAATGTAGTCAAATCCAAGTCTTAATCTGAAATACTGTTTATTGTTATAGCGATGTGTCTGTGAAGGCTCTTTATTGCTCTGCTTAAGTGATCAGGAAAGCTTCTTTTTTCCAGTATTGACCACAATTTGCTTCTTATTACGCCATCAAAGGCCTTAGTGTAATCAATAAATGCGATATGTAGAAAAGTGAATATGGAAACACAACTaagaaatttatgtttaaaaaaaaatttttacatttcaactttactaaaaaatttttataacaaatatttaaaataaattaattgtttgattaaaattaattgtttattttacgattatttaagagtaaaattgtgttttaaaaCGTAGGTATGTTTCTTAtcatatttctatttttataacgCTTTTTAGGTTTGATTACATcatggaataaaaatgttttagtttattaaacTTGTAATTTTGTGTTGTTCATTTTGTAATGTGGTGTTATTGGACTCGAaagaaagtttattattataccaATTAAAGTTTGTTGATATGTTGGCACGTCGATAGAAATTGTGTAAAAGTTACTTTCACTGGACTcattaagtaattaaaaatagcATCAGATGTTCtgttatttttctaatcctATATATGAGCCGTTTATTTTGAAAGTGACCTAAGTCTATTTACACCTATTATTAGTAGTTCGTCTAATATAGCATTTAGAAATGTGTAATTCTGGAAGGTGTTGATCGCACAAATAAACAAATCGTCATctcaattaaaacaaataattcttATGCTAATAATAGTTCCTATAAACTTTATGGAAAGTATAGTGAAAATTGTCAATTATATTCGGAGCAGTACCACAAATTcgagaattttcaaaatgttatgtCATGAAGTTGATGCCGAAATACGTCAGCTATTAAGgtgaaatgttttaaacagaGCGTTTGAGATGCGATAAGAAATAACttcgttttttgaaaatcgtattctatataaaaagaaaagataaagCAAATATTTATCTCTATGTTGgtgtatttgatttttttacgaaaacTAGAACTTTACAAAGTTTCAGAGTTCAAGTTAGTGACATTGCAATTTCACTGATTCCATAGTTCAGGACCTAtcttctttgaaaaattcgttGAACCAATATTTCCCGGACATAGAAATTGTTCAGTTTCTTGAACTACGCGAAGACAGTACCTGAAAGGTGGAATTCCAAAATTGTGACCCAGCTCCGTTTTGGACAAAAATGCAGagcgaatattttattttagctgATAGGGCTTTAAGAATTCTAATTCCATTTgggaatatatatatttagaTGTAAGAGTGGGTTTTTAACTTTGGTTTctatcaaaacaaaatttaaatcttgaCATAAAAAATCTTGTTAGGAAGAACATCAACCGAGATGTTAAGATTAGTTGTAAATCCCTAGTTCTGGGCAGGTCATATGGGTAATGATGGTGCAAAGATTAAGAAACATTGTCATAAAGAAACTGTTCAGGTGTTTCAATAAATACTTATGATTACATCTGGACCGCCATTCTTCCAGTGAAGATCTGTCAAAAATTCGTGGCATTAATGGtgtgtaatttaaaatcaagatTTCTGTCTACAACATGGCTAATCAAACCAACTCAATTGGATTTAGTTACGGAGGAAGTCTTAAAACATAGTGTCCTTTTTCGTTAAGTTTTTTATCTATTGGTAGATTATATAGTCTTATTATGAGACTTAACAATAAGAACTGACAAATGGACTTCGACCACTTTCAACATAAAAGCCTCATATATTAATACATAAGTatagttaaatataaatgtctGCAGTCATAGATTGATTGCAGTACTCCCTGACTGCACTACTCGATGTGTAAAAGTCAGAGCACGTAAATTGAACGTAACTCAACCCTTCACTTGCGTGCAAATAGTAACGTTAACGATCGCGTGGATGATAACAGTCATTCACTTGCTTTTAGCTACAAATTTGCATTGATTTTGCCATCCTTTgtataaattactttaatagCTCCCACAAGCTTAATGAACATGAAAAATGAACTGATGTGTAATATAAGACATCTATTTAGTCAATACAATCATATTATATTACACATTTACTTCACTTTTTTACTGCTACtaactaattgtaagaaatACTaatgaattataaaagaaacacAAATCTATCTTTATGGATTCATATCAAATTTGCCCATTGTTCTATAGCCATCTCCTTCATTCCATGGGGTTCGAGCATTTCATCTTCTATTATATCAAGTAATTCAAGAAACAACAATGTTGAAAAAACAGCAACAACACTCATCatagattttattattgtgttAAGAGAGATAACTTTGAACGAGGTTGTTGTGAATGCGAGCCTTTTTATATCTCATCTTACTTTCATTTCgtgtaatattattatatttattattatttattaatatattatttctgcgcatacatttaaatatgcGCAGAAAGATTTAGAACTGTTCGGAACTACAGATCTCTTGAACCAAAATAAGCCTATTGAGTTGAAAACATTAAAGAGAAGATCTGTTTaccaaacatttcaaaattttaagtaaTATTGTTTTGAAACCATTTTGAATTGATGTTGCCAATTACGAGTGTGATTTGATTTATGACTATAATAATGTTGCTGATAAGATTTCATTactaaaaattcaatttgagATCATCATGATCTTATGATGCTTAtcttaagtttttatttgagctataaaaatatacttgATGTTCATCATGGAAAAAAGCGTATATCCAGCATCATTTTAGCTCCCAGAAAAACATTTGGAAACACTTGGGTGTATCTAAACTTGTTAAATCAAGCTCGACTGCGATGATTAGGCTTATCTGGAAGGTGGTCTTCTACTACGAGTTATTGTTTCTGTAATCGGTTTGCTGTTTATTCTTTCATATTTATAACTATAAACGAATTTGATGATTGATTTGATGACGAATTGATCTAGATAAAAGAAGAAGCAAGACATCAAATTCTTCTTATCagtagattttttaaatatcacttAAAAcctttatctttattaatattactatgaaataaatttaatttgttgtgCTTTGTAATAAACTTAACATTACTTAAAtcttaagtaatttttatcgataatttcaattcaaataatgcaaaattaaaagtgaactttaaattcaattataataaaattcctTACTTTGAGTTATtatgtaaatatatttttttgaaccACTTAAATCCGTTAAGTGATTTTTTCGTTATTGATTCAGCGTGCaatagttttttataaacCTATGACGAATCGTCATGCATTATTAACCAAGGTCAGAATTGTTATGAATATTTCATAAGAAACTT
This genomic stretch from Onthophagus taurus isolate NC chromosome 7, IU_Otau_3.0, whole genome shotgun sequence harbors:
- the LOC139430881 gene encoding uncharacterized protein, which gives rise to MYFLKLLLFLIIIIVVRGHFRLIILTVLGLIGLYLAHILAVDYQNITRPTQIIKHLLGKRSLKFVNNENVDSILKNDPIDCFKSYLCQTSTNPDKLNPTEQNITNLTRIFPKLQHYFIDKPIQSSTWKHCKSIYPRCPFNKEIMTKMIEYIDGLKE